From Streptomyces sp. NBC_01754, a single genomic window includes:
- a CDS encoding VOC family protein yields the protein MGIQRIESVTYGVDDLDRCVRFFEDFGLALVDRTGERASFETLAGQTLHLDTVPDPSLPEPLEALPTVREVVWGVDTPERLEQLAAAVAVDRDVTTTADGTHHSVDETGFGVGLTLARPRVLPAPEMRRPNVSGGVHRWNESLGPVGRVRPLRMCHVALNIPREGREEAVAFYTGRLGFRPTDIVEPMGTFMQCEGDDDQHNFLLCHRPDRAGVNHVSYEVPGFDDVVEGGNHMIAQGWTEARRLGRHTIGSNVFRFVHAPCGGRVEYAADMDRVDDTYGTRVHETTPPHHIWTLRSSRDTPGNPAS from the coding sequence ATGGGAATCCAGAGAATCGAATCGGTGACCTACGGCGTCGACGATCTCGACCGGTGCGTGCGGTTCTTCGAGGATTTCGGTCTCGCGCTCGTGGACCGGACCGGCGAACGTGCGTCGTTCGAGACGCTCGCGGGGCAGACCCTGCACCTCGACACCGTCCCCGACCCGTCGCTGCCCGAGCCGCTGGAGGCGCTCCCGACCGTCCGGGAGGTCGTCTGGGGAGTCGACACCCCCGAGCGGCTGGAGCAGCTGGCCGCCGCCGTCGCCGTGGACCGCGACGTCACCACGACCGCCGACGGCACCCACCACAGCGTGGACGAGACGGGTTTCGGCGTGGGCCTGACGCTCGCCCGGCCCCGCGTCCTGCCCGCACCCGAGATGCGCCGGCCGAACGTCTCGGGCGGCGTGCACCGCTGGAACGAGTCACTCGGTCCCGTCGGCCGGGTACGACCGCTGCGCATGTGCCACGTCGCCCTGAACATCCCCAGGGAGGGCCGGGAGGAGGCCGTCGCCTTCTACACCGGGCGCCTCGGCTTCCGGCCCACCGACATCGTCGAACCGATGGGCACCTTCATGCAGTGCGAGGGCGACGACGACCAGCACAACTTCCTGCTGTGCCACCGTCCCGACCGGGCGGGCGTCAACCACGTCTCCTACGAGGTCCCCGGCTTCGACGACGTCGTCGAGGGCGGCAACCACATGATCGCCCAGGGGTGGACGGAGGCCCGCAGGCTCGGCCGGCACACCATCGGGTCCAACGTCTTCCGGTTCGTCCACGCCCCGTGCGGAGGGCGCGTGGAGTACGCCGCCGACATGGACCGGGTCGACGACACCTACGGGACACGCGTCCACGAGACCACACCGCCGCACCACATATGGACCCTGCGGAGTTCGCGTGACACCCCCGGCAACCCCGCCTCCTGA
- a CDS encoding NAD-dependent succinate-semialdehyde dehydrogenase, with protein MTTQQEYPAVRMYIAGEWCEGGDGRTAPVVNPATEEVIGRVPLATTADLDRAAEAAAAGFAVWRDTPVTERTAILHKAADLLVSRADEVGRIMTLEQGKPLREASGEARRVAGALRWDADDARRAYGRVIPSESGTLLSVRRRPVGPVAAFTPWNFPAGSPMRKIAAALSAGCSLVVKASEETPGTAVRLVRCFEDAGVPAGVLNLVFGEPAEVSAHLIAHPATRLIAFTGSVPVGRLLAAAAGAEMKPSLMELGGHAPVIVCEDADPVAAARRAAAAKFANAGQVCTSPSRFLVHESLLEAFTEEFVRAAEAVVVGNGLDEGVTMGPLANERRLLAVDALVADAVSRGAKVLTGGGRLPGQGYFFPPTVLTGVPGDAAMMTEEPFGPLAPLVPFTALDDALRIANALPYGLAAYGFTRSAATAERLTREFEAGILSINHCGGSVHEAPSGGVKASGYGREGGPEGLDAYLVTTRVSHLLTD; from the coding sequence ATGACGACCCAACAGGAATACCCCGCCGTCCGCATGTACATAGCGGGCGAGTGGTGCGAGGGCGGGGACGGGCGTACCGCTCCGGTCGTGAACCCCGCCACCGAGGAGGTGATCGGCCGGGTGCCGCTCGCCACCACCGCGGACCTCGACCGGGCGGCCGAGGCGGCCGCCGCCGGATTCGCCGTCTGGCGGGACACCCCGGTCACCGAGCGCACCGCGATCCTCCACAAGGCCGCCGACCTGCTGGTCTCCCGGGCCGACGAGGTCGGCCGGATCATGACCCTGGAACAGGGCAAGCCACTGCGGGAGGCGAGCGGCGAGGCCAGGCGCGTCGCCGGGGCCCTGCGCTGGGACGCCGACGACGCGCGCCGCGCCTACGGGCGGGTGATCCCATCCGAGTCCGGCACCCTGCTCTCCGTACGCCGCCGGCCCGTCGGGCCGGTCGCCGCCTTCACCCCCTGGAACTTCCCGGCCGGCTCGCCGATGCGGAAGATCGCCGCGGCCCTCTCGGCCGGCTGCTCCCTGGTCGTCAAGGCGTCCGAGGAGACGCCCGGCACCGCCGTGCGGCTGGTCCGCTGCTTCGAGGACGCCGGGGTTCCCGCAGGCGTCCTCAACCTGGTCTTCGGTGAGCCCGCGGAGGTGTCCGCCCACCTCATCGCGCACCCGGCGACCCGGCTGATCGCCTTCACCGGATCGGTGCCCGTCGGCAGACTGCTGGCGGCCGCCGCCGGCGCCGAGATGAAGCCGTCCCTCATGGAGCTGGGCGGACACGCCCCGGTGATCGTGTGCGAGGACGCCGACCCGGTGGCGGCGGCACGCCGCGCCGCCGCCGCGAAGTTCGCCAACGCGGGACAGGTCTGTACCTCGCCGAGCCGCTTCCTGGTGCACGAGAGCCTTCTCGAGGCGTTCACCGAGGAGTTCGTCCGGGCGGCCGAGGCCGTGGTGGTGGGCAACGGACTCGACGAGGGCGTCACGATGGGCCCGCTCGCCAACGAGCGCCGGCTCCTGGCCGTGGACGCGCTGGTCGCCGACGCCGTGTCCCGGGGAGCGAAGGTGCTCACCGGTGGTGGACGCCTCCCGGGGCAGGGCTACTTCTTCCCGCCCACCGTCCTCACCGGCGTACCCGGGGACGCCGCAATGATGACCGAGGAACCGTTCGGCCCGCTCGCACCCCTGGTGCCCTTCACCGCCCTCGACGACGCCCTGCGGATCGCCAACGCGCTGCCCTACGGGCTCGCCGCGTACGGCTTCACCCGCTCCGCCGCCACCGCCGAACGCCTCACCCGTGAGTTCGAGGCCGGGATCCTCTCCATCAACCACTGCGGGGGGTCCGTCCACGAGGCACCGTCCGGGGGGGTCAAGGCCAGCGGCTACGGCCGCGAGGGCGGCCCGGAGGGGCTGGACGCCTACCTGGTCACCACGCGCGTCTCCCACCTGCTGACGGACTGA
- a CDS encoding fumarylacetoacetate hydrolase family protein: protein MRYTRVSMGGRAVWGRVEDDTVLLLSESPLEGDPTVIGTVPLDQACWLPPVVPPVFYAVGMNYPRHIEHARLMGDKAGVTPVRPEAGYRANNALTGHRTAIVKPHGVRGRFEAEPELVAVIGRTLRYATRQEAQDAVFGWTIGNDVSARAWQHEDRTLWRSKNSDTFKPMGPWIETDVDALAQTTTLRVNGEVRALFPTGDMVFDPFDHIVELTEHLTLHPGDVLWMGAESSSGIEPGDTVEIEISGIGVLSNSVRAETPRPGPPSSERQRP from the coding sequence ATGCGATACACACGGGTCTCCATGGGAGGGCGGGCGGTCTGGGGCCGCGTCGAGGACGACACCGTCCTCCTGCTGTCCGAATCACCCCTGGAGGGCGACCCCACGGTCATCGGGACGGTCCCGCTCGACCAGGCGTGCTGGCTGCCCCCGGTCGTGCCTCCCGTCTTCTACGCCGTCGGCATGAACTACCCCCGCCACATCGAGCACGCCCGACTGATGGGCGACAAGGCGGGAGTCACGCCCGTACGCCCGGAAGCCGGCTACCGGGCCAACAACGCGCTCACCGGCCACCGCACCGCGATCGTGAAGCCCCACGGGGTGCGCGGCCGGTTCGAGGCGGAGCCCGAACTGGTCGCGGTCATCGGCCGGACCCTGCGGTACGCCACCCGCCAGGAGGCACAGGACGCCGTCTTCGGCTGGACGATCGGCAACGACGTCAGCGCCCGCGCCTGGCAGCACGAGGACCGCACCCTGTGGCGCAGCAAGAACAGCGACACCTTCAAGCCGATGGGCCCCTGGATCGAGACCGACGTCGACGCGCTGGCCCAGACGACCACCCTGCGCGTCAACGGAGAGGTCCGCGCCCTGTTCCCGACCGGCGACATGGTCTTCGACCCCTTCGACCACATCGTGGAACTCACCGAGCACCTCACCCTGCACCCCGGTGACGTGCTGTGGATGGGTGCCGAGTCCAGCAGCGGGATCGAGCCCGGCGACACCGTCGAGATCGAGATCAGCGGGATCGGTGTCCTGTCCAACTCCGTCCGGGCGGAGACCCCCCGCCCGGGGCCACCCTCATCAGAAAGGCAGCGACCGTGA
- a CDS encoding VOC family protein has protein sequence MSKEPRYIHHVNFPTTDPDRTAAWYTKVFGMKRIQPKSNTRVVLMTRGNFDLHFTPVEEMDRMAPYHFAVEVDDWDDFLGHLKELGIRHTRPIERPENQSKFCYIHDPDHTMIELVFHGKRPN, from the coding sequence GTGAGCAAGGAACCCCGTTACATCCACCACGTCAACTTCCCCACCACCGACCCCGACCGTACCGCCGCCTGGTACACCAAGGTCTTCGGGATGAAGAGGATCCAGCCCAAGTCCAACACCCGGGTCGTGCTGATGACCCGGGGCAACTTCGACCTGCACTTCACCCCGGTCGAGGAGATGGACCGGATGGCGCCCTACCACTTCGCCGTCGAGGTCGACGACTGGGACGACTTCCTCGGGCACCTCAAGGAGCTGGGCATCCGGCACACCCGCCCGATCGAGCGTCCGGAGAACCAGTCCAAGTTCTGCTACATCCACGATCCCGACCACACCATGATCGAACTGGTCTTCCACGGCAAGCGCCCCAACTGA
- a CDS encoding alpha/beta fold hydrolase, with the protein MPYVDTDGASLYYERHGEGPAIVFVHGSGGHHAIWWQQVAALRDAFTVVTLDLPGFGRTRLSEPRAEFDSQAFHGDVVAVLDHEDLTDAMVVGQSIGSIAALRAGLERPDRVGSVVLGHSLGGIGHPELKQLAAADRAQAVELPVIDRLLTKEFQRERPDLTFLFRQMGRFNTATMQDLRNLDTDGPGLDEIRDSGVRIAFLAGERDAVLGVKTVTRAHELVEGSHLEVVPGAPHSMYWETPQEYNAAVARLRRTLTAPKEAV; encoded by the coding sequence ATGCCCTACGTCGACACCGACGGTGCTTCCCTCTACTACGAACGCCACGGCGAAGGCCCCGCGATCGTGTTCGTGCACGGCTCCGGAGGCCATCACGCCATCTGGTGGCAGCAGGTGGCCGCGCTGCGCGACGCGTTCACCGTGGTCACCCTCGACCTGCCCGGGTTCGGCAGGACCCGCCTGTCCGAGCCGCGGGCCGAGTTCGACAGCCAGGCCTTCCACGGTGACGTCGTCGCCGTGCTCGACCATGAGGACCTGACCGACGCCATGGTGGTCGGCCAGTCCATCGGTTCGATCGCCGCGCTGCGGGCCGGTCTGGAGCGCCCCGACCGCGTGGGCTCCGTGGTCCTCGGCCACTCCCTCGGAGGTATCGGCCATCCCGAGCTGAAGCAGCTGGCCGCGGCGGACCGCGCCCAGGCCGTCGAACTCCCCGTCATCGACCGGCTGCTGACCAAGGAGTTCCAGCGGGAGCGGCCCGACCTCACCTTCCTGTTCCGGCAGATGGGCAGGTTCAACACCGCCACCATGCAGGATCTGCGCAACCTCGACACCGACGGCCCCGGCCTGGACGAGATCCGGGACTCCGGCGTCCGGATCGCCTTCCTCGCCGGCGAGAGGGACGCGGTGCTCGGCGTGAAGACGGTCACCCGCGCCCACGAACTGGTGGAGGGATCCCACCTGGAGGTCGTCCCCGGCGCCCCGCACTCGATGTACTGGGAGACCCCCCAGGAGTACAACGCGGCCGTCGCCCGTCTGCGCCGCACCCTCACCGCCCCGAAGGAAGCCGTATGA
- a CDS encoding GlcG/HbpS family heme-binding protein: protein MSPLTLDAAEEIIDAAHRRAQALGKAVSAAVVDAGGFPVAIRRADGARPLTPDIARAKAYTAAIMQRPGRMLKKWQESQPVFFSQLSQLPGAALPILATEGSVTIKKDGEIIGGLGIAGGTADEDQQIADDVLASLGYELEFAAWGVSGTPAAKEA from the coding sequence ATGAGCCCCCTCACCCTCGACGCCGCCGAAGAGATCATCGACGCCGCCCACCGGCGCGCCCAGGCACTCGGCAAGGCCGTGAGCGCCGCCGTCGTGGACGCCGGCGGCTTCCCCGTGGCCATCCGCCGTGCGGACGGCGCCCGCCCGCTCACCCCGGACATCGCCCGCGCCAAGGCCTACACCGCGGCGATCATGCAGCGACCCGGCAGGATGCTGAAGAAGTGGCAGGAGAGCCAGCCCGTCTTCTTCTCCCAGCTCTCCCAGCTGCCCGGCGCGGCTCTGCCCATCCTCGCCACCGAGGGCAGTGTCACGATCAAGAAGGACGGCGAGATCATCGGCGGTCTCGGCATCGCCGGAGGCACCGCCGACGAGGACCAGCAGATCGCCGACGACGTCCTCGCGTCCCTCGGATACGAACTGGAGTTCGCCGCCTGGGGCGTCTCCGGCACCCCCGCCGCAAAGGAAGCCTGA
- a CDS encoding methionine synthase II (cobalamin-independent)-like protein yields the protein MADTFNYRIDHHGSLVRPAALTAARGQDPEALREAETAAVKEAVAFQRKLRSTVVTDGDFPREDFRSAVLAGVSGFRRTGRESGGLAGWVAESLPEADGPLIADWVTLLGELTLIAPKVSLPSPAYLAATCFDPGRAGSGGPASARELGEALAEILRAEIQLLISRGVRLVQLNNPLLLAHTATEPGAVGALTFEDTLAVEALTLPRGERPEGVRIAVCPGWAAPASVDRTRAERLYAGIPADRWVLPYDQGTDAELDLLRALPEERDACLGAVDATVPETEEIDAVMVRVDAAAEVKDLEDMALSPSRGFEDVAGRPLLSTEDQNRKLIQVETLARYCWGNEF from the coding sequence ATGGCCGATACGTTCAACTACCGCATCGACCACCACGGCAGCCTCGTGCGCCCCGCCGCCCTGACGGCCGCCCGGGGCCAGGACCCCGAGGCGCTGCGGGAGGCGGAGACCGCCGCCGTCAAGGAGGCCGTGGCCTTCCAGCGCAAGCTGCGCTCCACCGTCGTCACCGACGGCGACTTCCCGCGTGAGGACTTCCGCAGCGCGGTCCTCGCCGGTGTCTCCGGCTTCCGGCGCACCGGCCGGGAGAGCGGCGGGCTGGCCGGCTGGGTGGCCGAGTCCCTGCCGGAGGCGGACGGCCCCCTGATCGCCGACTGGGTCACCCTGCTCGGCGAACTCACGCTGATCGCACCCAAGGTGTCCCTGCCCTCGCCCGCCTATCTGGCCGCCACCTGTTTCGATCCCGGTCGGGCCGGCTCCGGTGGACCTGCCTCGGCCCGGGAGCTCGGTGAGGCCCTGGCGGAGATCCTCCGCGCGGAGATCCAGCTGCTGATCTCCCGGGGCGTCCGCCTCGTCCAGCTGAACAACCCGCTCCTGCTCGCCCACACGGCCACCGAGCCCGGTGCCGTCGGCGCGCTCACCTTCGAGGACACCCTGGCCGTGGAGGCCCTGACCCTGCCGAGGGGAGAGCGTCCCGAAGGCGTCCGGATCGCCGTCTGCCCGGGCTGGGCCGCCCCCGCCTCGGTGGACCGGACCCGGGCCGAGCGGCTGTACGCCGGCATACCCGCCGACCGCTGGGTGCTGCCGTACGACCAGGGAACCGATGCCGAACTCGACCTGCTCAGGGCGCTGCCCGAGGAGCGGGACGCGTGTCTGGGGGCGGTCGACGCGACCGTGCCGGAGACCGAGGAGATCGACGCCGTCATGGTCCGTGTCGACGCCGCCGCCGAGGTCAAGGACCTGGAGGACATGGCCCTGTCCCCCTCACGCGGGTTCGAGGACGTGGCCGGCCGGCCGCTGCTGAGCACCGAGGACCAGAACCGCAAGCTGATCCAGGTCGAGACACTGGCCCGCTACTGCTGGGGCAACGAGTTCTGA
- a CDS encoding putative quinol monooxygenase produces the protein MAFAVIAHYHCAPEDGATVRAALLKMREHTRTEPGNLGYEVHADVDRPGAFVLYERYADRSGFDAHAAAGYFDELIVRTVRPLLTDRTVTFAEVL, from the coding sequence ATGGCATTCGCCGTCATCGCCCACTACCACTGCGCCCCCGAGGACGGGGCCACCGTGCGGGCCGCGCTGCTGAAGATGCGTGAGCACACGCGGACCGAGCCGGGGAACCTCGGCTACGAGGTGCACGCGGACGTGGACCGCCCGGGCGCCTTCGTCCTGTACGAGCGGTACGCCGACCGGTCCGGCTTCGACGCACACGCGGCGGCCGGCTACTTCGACGAGCTGATCGTCAGGACGGTACGGCCGCTGCTGACGGACCGGACGGTCACCTTCGCCGAAGTCCTGTAG
- a CDS encoding aldehyde dehydrogenase family protein has protein sequence METLLGGQWVAADAWLRVHDPADTRTPVVRVPALGAPDVARAYDEAERGFEVWRRTSPFERARVFHETARLLRERAADIAADVVTENGKNAAEAGGEVQKAADFFEYYAGAARSGYGTLLHDARPDTRTSSESVPVGIVLAVTPWNDPLLTPARKLAPALAAGNAVVLKPASETPMSALHLARALHDAGLPAGVLGVVTGRGRDLSAPLLDDPRLAAVTFTGSNSVGEGLRASLADRNVRFQGELGGKNATVVLADADLPAAVTALMTAAFGQTGQRCTATSRVLVERSVYEEFTGLLLDAVSALRPGPGSSGPGVVGPLVSTGQRRAVLADIERAVGEGATVLAGGGTPSGEALAHGCYVDPTVLGDVTREMAVWREEVFGPVLVLRPVDGFEEAVDEVNDSGFGLAAALFTRDLRAAHRFAREADCGQVAVNTTTSGWDVHHPFGGFRDSGSAFKEQGTEALRFYTRVKTVAFHFGT, from the coding sequence ATGGAAACCCTTCTCGGCGGACAGTGGGTGGCGGCCGACGCGTGGCTGCGCGTCCACGACCCGGCCGACACCCGCACCCCCGTCGTCCGCGTACCCGCGCTGGGCGCCCCGGACGTCGCCCGTGCCTACGACGAGGCGGAGAGGGGGTTCGAGGTCTGGCGGAGAACCAGCCCCTTCGAGCGGGCCCGGGTCTTCCACGAGACGGCCAGGCTGCTCCGCGAGCGGGCCGCGGACATCGCGGCCGACGTGGTCACCGAGAACGGCAAGAACGCCGCCGAGGCCGGTGGCGAGGTCCAGAAGGCCGCCGACTTCTTCGAGTACTACGCGGGCGCCGCCCGCAGCGGCTACGGCACCCTCCTGCACGACGCCCGCCCCGACACCCGTACGAGCTCCGAGAGCGTGCCGGTCGGCATCGTCCTGGCCGTCACCCCCTGGAACGACCCGCTGCTGACGCCCGCGCGCAAGCTGGCGCCCGCCCTGGCCGCGGGCAACGCCGTCGTCCTCAAGCCGGCCTCCGAGACCCCGATGTCGGCGCTCCACCTGGCCCGCGCCCTGCACGACGCGGGCCTGCCCGCCGGGGTGCTCGGCGTGGTCACCGGGCGCGGCCGTGACCTCTCCGCCCCGCTGCTCGACGACCCGCGCCTGGCCGCGGTCACCTTCACCGGCAGCAACTCCGTCGGCGAGGGCCTGCGCGCCTCGCTCGCCGACCGCAACGTCCGCTTCCAGGGCGAGCTCGGCGGCAAGAACGCCACGGTCGTCCTCGCCGACGCCGACCTGCCGGCCGCCGTCACGGCGCTGATGACCGCAGCGTTCGGACAGACCGGCCAGCGGTGCACCGCCACCAGCCGCGTCCTGGTCGAGCGCTCCGTGTACGAGGAGTTCACCGGCCTGCTGCTGGACGCGGTCTCCGCGCTGCGGCCCGGCCCCGGCTCCTCGGGGCCCGGCGTCGTCGGCCCGCTCGTCAGCACCGGGCAGCGGCGCGCCGTCCTGGCCGACATCGAGCGGGCCGTGGGGGAGGGGGCCACCGTCCTGGCGGGCGGCGGCACCCCTTCCGGCGAGGCGCTCGCCCACGGCTGCTACGTCGACCCGACGGTTCTCGGGGACGTGACGCGGGAGATGGCCGTCTGGCGCGAGGAGGTCTTCGGACCGGTCCTCGTGCTGCGCCCCGTCGACGGCTTCGAGGAGGCCGTCGACGAGGTCAACGACTCCGGCTTCGGTCTCGCCGCCGCCCTGTTCACCCGCGACCTGCGCGCCGCCCACCGCTTCGCCCGGGAGGCCGACTGCGGACAGGTCGCCGTCAACACCACGACCTCCGGCTGGGACGTGCACCATCCCTTCGGCGGGTTCCGCGACTCCGGCTCGGCCTTCAAGGAGCAGGGCACCGAGGCCCTGCGCTTCTACACCCGCGTCAAGACCGTCGCCTTCCACTTCGGTACCTGA
- the lhgO gene encoding L-2-hydroxyglutarate oxidase: MADDTIGIVGAGIVGLATGREIALRRPGTRVVVFEKEQRVAVHQTGHNSGVVHAGIYYAPGSLKAELCVRGVALLRAYCQDRKLPYQEIGKLVVAVRQDELGRMDDLYERARNNHVPDLRRVSQDEIREIEPNAGGIAALHSPRTAITDYPAVARHFAEDIAARGGEVKLGFPVSSLTGVPGGIEVASGERRVRVDRLILCAGLQSDTVAGLARDRKDPRIVPFRGEYMLLKPDRTDLVRGLVYPVPDPRYPFLGVHFTPRVDGSVEVGPNAVLALAREGYRLSDVSLRDLARLAAYPGVWKMAAQHWRTGVKEYRGSLSVTAFMREAGDYVPGVGTDDVVRGGAGVRAQALDRDGSLVDDFRIHHVGRVTAVRNAPSPAATASMAIAEHICDAVLAGAGDAS; encoded by the coding sequence ATGGCTGACGACACGATCGGCATCGTCGGCGCCGGCATCGTGGGCCTGGCCACCGGCCGGGAGATCGCGCTGCGCCGTCCGGGCACCCGGGTCGTGGTGTTCGAGAAGGAGCAGAGGGTCGCCGTCCACCAGACCGGGCACAACTCGGGCGTGGTGCACGCCGGCATCTACTACGCGCCCGGGAGCCTGAAGGCCGAGCTGTGCGTACGGGGTGTGGCGCTGCTGCGCGCGTACTGCCAGGACCGGAAGCTGCCGTACCAGGAGATCGGCAAACTCGTCGTGGCCGTCCGCCAGGACGAGCTGGGCAGGATGGACGACCTCTACGAGCGGGCCCGGAACAACCACGTACCCGATCTGCGCCGGGTCTCCCAGGACGAGATCAGGGAGATCGAACCGAACGCCGGCGGTATCGCGGCCCTGCACTCGCCCCGAACCGCGATCACCGACTACCCGGCGGTCGCCCGGCATTTCGCCGAGGACATCGCGGCCCGGGGCGGCGAGGTGAAGCTCGGGTTCCCGGTGTCCTCCCTCACCGGCGTGCCCGGAGGCATCGAGGTGGCCTCCGGGGAGCGACGGGTCAGGGTCGACCGGCTCATCCTCTGCGCGGGGTTGCAGTCGGACACCGTCGCCGGACTCGCCCGGGACCGCAAGGACCCGCGGATCGTCCCCTTCCGGGGTGAGTACATGCTGCTCAAGCCGGACCGCACCGACCTGGTGCGGGGCCTGGTCTACCCCGTACCCGACCCGCGCTACCCCTTCCTCGGGGTGCACTTCACCCCCCGGGTGGACGGTTCGGTGGAAGTCGGCCCCAACGCCGTCCTGGCCCTCGCCAGGGAGGGGTACAGGCTGTCGGACGTGTCGCTGCGGGACCTCGCCCGGCTCGCCGCCTACCCGGGCGTGTGGAAGATGGCCGCCCAGCACTGGCGGACCGGCGTCAAGGAGTACCGCGGCTCCCTGTCCGTCACCGCTTTCATGAGGGAGGCGGGCGACTACGTACCCGGAGTGGGCACCGACGACGTGGTCCGCGGCGGCGCCGGTGTCCGGGCCCAGGCGCTGGACCGCGACGGCTCGCTGGTGGACGACTTCCGCATCCACCACGTCGGGCGCGTCACCGCCGTACGCAACGCCCCCTCACCCGCCGCCACCGCCTCCATGGCGATCGCCGAGCACATCTGCGACGCCGTGCTCGCGGGCGCCGGCGACGCCTCCTGA
- a CDS encoding amidohydrolase family protein, protein MFVVDTQIHIWKEETPERPWVPGARERIRLNGHREEAFSYEEALELMDEAGVNRALILPPSWEGNRIDYALEACEAHPDRFGIMARVPQDDEAEGTALLKDFAQNPHIKGTRLTFHRPQDRNWMIDGTNDWYWPVAEELRIPTMVHAPIWKKELGDIAARHPELKIIIDHMGIMARCVDDAIGYWVAETADLHKHPNIYVKVSALPGYSTEPFPNRNIEKYVREMVDKMGPQRCFYGTDITRLLGHGITYTDTIEQFTKHWDFTAEELEWMMGRGIGEVLNWPVEG, encoded by the coding sequence ATGTTCGTGGTCGACACCCAGATCCACATCTGGAAGGAAGAGACCCCGGAGCGTCCCTGGGTCCCCGGAGCCCGCGAGCGCATCCGCCTCAACGGCCACCGCGAGGAGGCGTTCTCCTACGAGGAGGCCCTGGAACTGATGGACGAGGCCGGCGTCAACCGGGCCCTGATCCTCCCGCCTTCGTGGGAGGGCAACCGCATCGACTACGCCCTGGAGGCGTGCGAGGCCCACCCGGACCGCTTCGGCATCATGGCCCGCGTCCCGCAGGACGACGAGGCCGAAGGCACCGCCTTGCTGAAGGACTTCGCCCAGAACCCGCACATCAAGGGCACACGCCTCACCTTCCACCGGCCGCAGGACCGCAACTGGATGATCGACGGCACCAACGACTGGTACTGGCCGGTCGCCGAGGAACTGCGCATCCCCACGATGGTCCACGCGCCGATCTGGAAGAAGGAGCTCGGCGACATCGCGGCCAGGCACCCGGAGCTGAAGATCATCATCGACCACATGGGCATCATGGCCCGCTGTGTGGACGACGCCATCGGCTACTGGGTCGCCGAGACCGCCGACCTGCACAAGCACCCCAACATCTACGTCAAGGTCTCGGCCCTGCCCGGCTACTCGACGGAACCCTTCCCGAACAGGAACATCGAGAAGTACGTGCGCGAGATGGTCGACAAGATGGGACCGCAGCGCTGCTTCTACGGCACCGACATCACCCGCCTGCTCGGCCACGGCATCACCTACACCGACACCATCGAGCAGTTCACCAAGCACTGGGACTTCACCGCCGAGGAGCTGGAGTGGATGATGGGCCGCGGCATCGGCGAGGTCCTGAACTGGCCGGTCGAGGGCTGA